CTGGTTTTGCATACAAATCAGCGGTAGAGTGTGTGTCAAGCCATTCACTCGCTGCCTTGTAGCTGCCAAAATTGGGCAGGCTTTTACGCTTTGACATATCGTCTTTTCTCTTTTCTCGGCGAATTCTTGCAGAATGACCACGCGGTTTATCTGCATGATGCCACCAAATTTTCAACTTACAATTTAGAGCTACCGCGCAAGAAAGCAATCAGTTTTTGATTGATTATAGTCAAGGCGATGTTTAGTTTGCCCGTTAGTTTATAACAGATCAACAGAATCAGATACTGGCAGGCGAGTCAGCAGCATAGCGAGCAATGTTTGTTTGTGATCCGCGACGGCTTGGCCGTCGCTTGCGTGTTTTTCATCTGGATGAAGCAGCGATGGCTTGGCCATCGCTTGCCGCTGCTCTGAAGACGCGATACTCACGCACAGAACGAAGAAAAGCCACGGCCCAGCCGTGGCTGATCGCCGGCTCTTTATTCATACTCCAACTCATTGCGCAACGTGAGCCGCAGGCTTTCTTCATCAATGTTGATGAAAATCACATTCGGGCGGCAGCACACGGTGCAATCTTCGACATATTCCTGCTCGAAACCGGCGGAGGGATCGACTGAAGTCGCATTGGCTTCGCCGCAGCGGGCGCAATGCCAGGTCACGGGATTCAACAGCCCGGGCTTTAGCGGCAAGCCTTCTTCATCGTTGATAAAGTCTTCGAAATCGTCATCATCGAAATCCGGCATAACGGCTCCTGTAAATTTATCCGAAAATAGAAAACCTCTGCGTCAATGGCAATCATACGAAGAATCTCTTTAGCCGCGATTCCCCTGCTTTTTTTTGCCTGCCCGCAATCAGGCAATTTCCCCACGGACAGCGGCAATCCTTCCGAAAACATTTTCAATCGGTTCACCACTCGACAGATTGTGGCATCAAATAGCTTGCCGCCGCTCACCACGCGCATCAAGTTTTTGCCCAACTCTTCCGAATTTGTGGTATTGGGCAAAGCCGGCGCGGTTTATCATTTCATTTTGTCCGGTGATTCTGCCAGTTTTCTCGGTTCCTTTGTCGTGCCGGAGGTTGCGCCGGCGCCGGGAGAGATTGGCCTGACCGATGCAGCTTTCGATCCGCAATTCGCGGCGAACGGTTTTGTTTATTTTTGCTTCAGCACCGGCGATAATCGCTGGAATCGCATTGTGCGCATGCAGTGGTCTAACAACTATCAAGCCATTGCAAATTCCACGACGATCATTCTGAACGTCGATCGCGTTGCGCCGGGGCGAGCCTGGCACGGCATTTACTCACTGGAATTCGGAATTGATGGATATTTGTACACAGTTTTGGGCGATGCGACACAAGCGCAATTTGCGCAAGATGCAAATTCTCTGCTGGGCAAATTGATTCGAGTTTCTCCCGCTGCCGGCGGCGGTTATACGATTCCGCCTGATAATCCTTACACAAATGATCCCGGCGTGCGAGATGAAATTGCTGCGCTAGGCTTTCGCAGCCCTTTGCGGTTGATCACCTGGCGTGACAAAATTTTGATTTCGGATGTCGGCTCGAATCAATTCGAAGAAATCAATTTTTACAGCGGCGGTCCGGCCAATTTCGGCTGGCCGGAATGCGAGGGCGTGTGCAGCCGGCCGGGCTTGCGCGATCCCATTTTGGCGATCGGCCATCGCGATCCCACCTATCAAAATGAAGATCCGGAAGCAATTGGCGAATTGCGACATTCGCTGTCGTTGGGTGTGGTTTATGAAATGCTGGGTGAGGATCCGTACAGTAATTTGCTCGATGGCAGGCTGCTGTTCAACGACGTTTTTCTCGGCTATGTTCGCGCGGCGAGAATTTCTGAAGGGGGCAAGCTCTCCGACAATAAACATATTTTTCATTTGGCCGGCATCACGAGCATGGCGACCGGTCCGGATGGTTATATTTACGGCTCGACGATTTTCACCTCTCAAATTTTTCGCGTCGAATTGAAGAAGCCGCCGCATGAGCTTTAGTTCGATTGTCACATGTTGCAGACTCAGGTTAAGCGAAGAAATCGTCAAAAGGTTCTAAGGGGAACAAATTTTTGTGCATACCTAACCCACCCCAACTGCCTAAAGCTGTTGGATTTGCGCCCATTCGCTTTCGAGAAAAGCCTTGACTCTTGCGGGCATTTCTTTTAAATTGGCCACACTTTTGACTTTTGAGTTTTAGATCAGCGAAAAGCTCGCCTGGTGAAAATATGGGTAGTTTGAACCGACATGTGCTCATTCTGAATCAGAACTATGAGCCGATGAGTGTGATCACCGCAAAGAAGGCGATTGTTCTGATCGTTTTGGGCAAAGCTGAAATCATCGAGCGTCATCCGCGCTGGGAAGTGCGCTCGGTGCGAACCTCGCTGCCGTTTCCCAGCATCGTGCGGCTGGTGACATACATTCACATTCCGCGCAAGCGCGTGATTTTGTCGCGCAAGAATATTATCAAACGCGACAGCAACCGCTGCCAGTATTGCGGCACCTCGCAACGTCC
This is a stretch of genomic DNA from Cytophagia bacterium CHB2. It encodes these proteins:
- a CDS encoding CPXCG motif-containing cysteine-rich protein; amino-acid sequence: MPDFDDDDFEDFINDEEGLPLKPGLLNPVTWHCARCGEANATSVDPSAGFEQEYVEDCTVCCRPNVIFINIDEESLRLTLRNELEYE
- a CDS encoding PQQ-dependent sugar dehydrogenase: MAIIRRISLAAIPLLFFACPQSGNFPTDSGNPSENIFNRFTTRQIVASNSLPPLTTRIKFLPNSSEFVVLGKAGAVYHFILSGDSASFLGSFVVPEVAPAPGEIGLTDAAFDPQFAANGFVYFCFSTGDNRWNRIVRMQWSNNYQAIANSTTIILNVDRVAPGRAWHGIYSLEFGIDGYLYTVLGDATQAQFAQDANSLLGKLIRVSPAAGGGYTIPPDNPYTNDPGVRDEIAALGFRSPLRLITWRDKILISDVGSNQFEEINFYSGGPANFGWPECEGVCSRPGLRDPILAIGHRDPTYQNEDPEAIGELRHSLSLGVVYEMLGEDPYSNLLDGRLLFNDVFLGYVRAARISEGGKLSDNKHIFHLAGITSMATGPDGYIYGSTIFTSQIFRVELKKPPHEL
- a CDS encoding HNH endonuclease gives rise to the protein MNRHVLILNQNYEPMSVITAKKAIVLIVLGKAEIIERHPRWEVRSVRTSLPFPSIVRLVTYIHIPRKRVILSRKNIIKRDSNRCQYCGTSQRPLTVDHVLPKNRGGEDSWENLVCACVYCNNRKGNRTPEEARMPLHRKPQRPNQLYFIQHFIGIGDERWKPYLFMN